A genomic window from Salvia splendens isolate huo1 chromosome 11, SspV2, whole genome shotgun sequence includes:
- the LOC121753743 gene encoding (+)-cis,cis-nepetalactol synthase NEPS3-like — protein MSNNSVGKKLQGKVAIVTGGASGIGETTARVFSNHGARAVVIADIQSEKGHVVAKAIGLERCRYFHCDVTDEEQVEILIKWTVQTYGRLDIMFSNAAVVSTTIQTVLDLDMLQYDRVMGVNPRSMALCVKHAARKMVELGTKGSIICTATTAAEKAMQNTTDYVMSKRAVLGLMRSASLQLGKHGIRVNSVSPGMVYTPLAANNGLPTPQALEEYIGPYMSLKGETVTAENVADAVAFLASDEAALVTGVDLKVDGGVIAMPFLESN, from the coding sequence ATGTCAAACAATTCGGTGGGGAAAAAGCTTCAGGGCAAAGTAGCCATCGTGACCGGCGGCGCCAGCGGCATCGGCGAGACCACCGCCCGCGTCTTCTCCAATCACGGCGCACGTGCGGTGGTGATCGCCGATATCCAGTCCGAGAAGGGCCACGTCGTGGCGAAAGCCATCGGCCTGGAGCGGTGCCGCTACTTCCATTGCGACGTGACCGACGAGGAGCAGGTGGAGATCTTGATAAAATGGACGGTGCAGACGTACGGCCGCCTCGACATCATGTTCAGCAATGCCGCCGTCGTCAGCACCACCATCCAGACCGTCCTCGACCTGGACATGTTGCAGTACGACCGCGTGATGGGCGTGAACCCACGCAGCATGGCGCTGTGCGTGAAGCACGCAGCGCGTAAGATGGTGGAGCTTGGAACCAAAGGGAGTATCATCTGCACGGCGACCACGGCGGCCGAGAAGGCGATGCAGAACACGACGGACTATGTGATGTCGAAGCGGGCGGTGCTGGGGCTGATGCGGTCGGCGAGCTTGCAGCTCGGGAAGCACGGGATTCGGGTGAACAGCGTGTCGCCCGGGATGGTGTACACGCCGCTGGCCGCGAATAATGGGCTGCCGACGCCGCAGGCTCTGGAGGAGTACATTGGGCCCTACATGAGCTTGAAGGGGGAAACGGTCACCGCGGAGAACGTGGCGGACGCGGTGGCGTTTCTGGCTTCGGATGAGGCGGCGCTTGTCACCGGGGTTGATTTGAAGGTGGATGGTGGGGTGATTGCCATGCCATTCCTTGAATCAAACTAA